The sequence CTAGGGTAACGCTAGCCGAGTTCTATGATGCGTTGCTGTCGGCAAAGGGGATTCAGCTTGAACCTGAGAAAAGCAAAGATGGTAGAGGTCGGGAAGCATCCTATACCGTCACTGTTCACAAGAATGGTCAAATTGTGATTGGGGCGGCCTATACGAAAGAAATGGGCCTCAAGTCTGGGGATGAGTTTCAGATCAAGCTGGGCTACAAGCACATGCGATTGGTCAAGCTAGGCGAAGATGGCAACGAAGACGAAGCTTAATGGGTAGGTGATTCGACACTCCGGGGGAGTGGCGTTGCCAGCGTAGGGTGAATGACTGAGCGCCTTCGGTATAGTTCTGAAGGCTATGCTGCTAAATGTCATTGGCCCTTGCGATCGCATGCAATTTTTTCTATTGAAGGCTTCCTGTTCACCGAGTTACAAGCATCTACCTTAAACAGCAAAATCTCCTAGGACATTCATTAGCCTAGGAGGTTTTGTTGTTAAGGGCCATTGCCAAGACAGACGCTGCCGCAGAAGGTGATTGGGTTAGCTTCCCCCTGCCTCACTAGACTACAGAGCTTGTGAGGTATTCAACGACCTACGACTGTAATGTCACGCCACCCTTTTGGAGGAGTGTTTACACACCTTCAAAAGGGTATTTAGCTGCTTTCCAGGCTGGCAAGCCACCCTTTAGCTCAGCAACACGCTGGTATCCAGCCGTCCTCAATTGGTTGGCCGCCTCAGCGGTCACAGCCTCAGAATTGCCATAAATATAAATATCGCGCTCTTTCTCAAGACTGCCACCAATCGCAGCGGTCAGAGTCAGCAAAGGCATAGAGACTGAACCCTGAATCCGAGTTTCATTGAAATCTGCCCGATCTCGCACATCAATGATGGTCAATGCAGGCTCACCCCAGTCAAGACGAGACTTGAGCTCCTGAGCTGTTGCCTGAGGCTTGAGGGTAGGAGGAAATGCAGTGGCAAAAGCGTTCATAGAGGAGCCTTAGTTAAGAATGTAAAGACTAACCCCCTTAATGTAACGAACTTTTGAATTTTATAAAGTTTTCTTGACTATATCTCTGTTTGATTTTACTCAGGCAGCCTGTAGAAATTGCCTTTGGTTTGGCCCTCTCAAAATCAGCATCGTGCTGGCACTCATCATGGCCATAGCGGTCATCATCAACCCTATTTACAATCGCCTGGTGCCCGAGGAAGATTCCCCGCCGATCATGGCGATCGCCTCTGTTCGGCAAGACTATCTCGTTGGGGCATCCTCTCGCCTAGCCCAGCCGTGACCTGTTATTCCCTGCTGCAAACAACCTCACTGGCCACCCCTGGCCCAGGGGAGTTGCGCATAGGTTCCCGCCTCACGCCTTCGCGAGGGCAGGCACTACGCTAGGAATGCCCGGCTTTACCATCTGTTCTCGTAAATCATTTGGGCTAGGCTGGCGCGATTGGCTCTAGCAATAGCTGGGTTTATTGGTGCTATAGTGCGAAGTCTAAAACAGTCAGCCAGGCCGCTCGGGCCATCTACAACCATGGAGTTTCAGGCGATCGCGCAATCTTTAGCCGCAGCAGGCCGCTTTTTGGCCAGCCAAGGCTGGGCACCGGCTACCAGCGGCAACTATTCGGCCCGGCTGGCCGAGGGCCAGGTGGCCATCACCGTCTCGGGGCGCGACAAGGGGCAGCTCACCACCGCCGATATCATGGTGGTTGATGCCGCTGGGCGACCCCTGAGCCCAGGGCTGCGATCGTCTGCCGAAACCTTGCTGCACACCAGTTTGTACCAGGCCTATCCAGCGGTGGGGGCGGTACTGCACACCCACTCGATCGACTGCGTCAGCCTATCGCGCTGGCTGCTGGGCCGGGGGCAAGACACCCTGGTGTTAACAAACTATGAACTGCTCAAGGC is a genomic window of Nodosilinea sp. E11 containing:
- a CDS encoding AbrB family transcriptional regulator — encoded protein: MAVKEKEALVGKELLAKVKENDGLSKRELARECGYYTVGKDGQTRVTLAEFYDALLSAKGIQLEPEKSKDGRGREASYTVTVHKNGQIVIGAAYTKEMGLKSGDEFQIKLGYKHMRLVKLGEDGNEDEA
- a CDS encoding rhodanese-like domain-containing protein, which codes for MNAFATAFPPTLKPQATAQELKSRLDWGEPALTIIDVRDRADFNETRIQGSVSMPLLTLTAAIGGSLEKERDIYIYGNSEAVTAEAANQLRTAGYQRVAELKGGLPAWKAAKYPFEGV
- a CDS encoding methylthioribulose 1-phosphate dehydratase, whose product is MEFQAIAQSLAAAGRFLASQGWAPATSGNYSARLAEGQVAITVSGRDKGQLTTADIMVVDAAGRPLSPGLRSSAETLLHTSLYQAYPAVGAVLHTHSIDCVSLSRWLLGRGQDTLVLTNYELLKALPGITTHDGEVALPIVANSQDMVALSDAVLGRLQPLTCRVGYLIAGHGLYSWGPTIAQAQMATEALEVLISCALQEARLG